Proteins encoded in a region of the Sugiyamaella lignohabitans strain CBS 10342 chromosome B, complete sequence genome:
- the ERG20 gene encoding bifunctional (2E,6E)-farnesyl diphosphate synthase/dimethylallyltranstransferase (Farnesyl pyrophosphate synthetase; has both dimethylallyltranstransferase and geranyltranstransferase activities; catalyzes the formation of C15 farnesyl pyrophosphate units for isoprenoid and sterol biosynthesis; GO_component: GO:0005737 - cytoplasm [Evidence IEA,IEA]; GO_component: GO:0005737 - cytoplasm [Evidence IDA] [PMID 19416104]; GO_component: GO:0005783 - endoplasmic reticulum [Evidence IDA] [PMID 19416104]; GO_function: GO:0004161 - dimethylallyltranstransferase activity [Evidence IEA]; GO_function: GO:0004161 - dimethylallyltranstransferase activity [Evidence IDA] [PMID 2681213]; GO_function: GO:0004337 - geranyltranstransferase activity [Evidence IEA]; GO_function: GO:0004337 - geranyltranstransferase activity [Evidence IDA] [PMID 2681213]; GO_function: GO:0046872 - metal ion binding [Evidence IEA]; GO_function: GO:0016740 - transferase activity [Evidence IEA]; GO_process: GO:0006696 - ergosterol biosynthetic process [Evidence IMP] [PMID 1779710]; GO_process: GO:0045337 - farnesyl diphosphate biosynthetic process [Evidence IEA]; GO_process: GO:0045337 - farnesyl diphosphate biosynthetic process [Evidence IDA] [PMID 2681213]; GO_process: GO:0033384 - geranyl diphosphate biosynthetic process [Evidence IEA]; GO_process: GO:0008299 - isoprenoid biosynthetic process [Evidence IEA,IEA]; GO_process: GO:0008299 - isoprenoid biosynthetic process [Evidence IDA] [PMID 2681213]; GO_process: GO:0006629 - lipid metabolic process [Evidence IEA]), with protein sequence MSEAKQKFESIFPALVDELLEVVSETKISQDAIDWIKQNLIYNTLGGKANRGLSVIDTYKLLSGKKELSDAEYKRAAVLGWCVELLQAFFLVADDIMDASKTRRGQPCWYLQVS encoded by the coding sequence ATGTCCGAAGCCAAACAGAAGTTTGAAAGCATCTTCCCTGCTCTTGTTGATGAATTGCTCGAGGTAGTTTCTGAGACCAAGATTTCTCAAGATGCTATTGATTGGATCAAGCAAAATCTCATTTACAACACTCTTGGCGGTAAGGCTAACCGTGGTTTATCAGTCATTGATACCTATAAACTTTTGTCTGGTAAGAAAGAATTGAGTGATGCTGAGTATAAACGTGCCGCTGTTCTTGGTTGGTGTGTTGAGCTGTTGCAagcctttttcttggttgCCGACGACATCATGGATGCCTCTAAGACCAGACGTGGTCAACCTTGTTGGTACCTTCAGGTAAGTTAA
- the ERG20 gene encoding bifunctional (2E,6E)-farnesyl diphosphate synthase/dimethylallyltranstransferase (Farnesyl pyrophosphate synthetase; has both dimethylallyltranstransferase and geranyltranstransferase activities; catalyzes the formation of C15 farnesyl pyrophosphate units for isoprenoid and sterol biosynthesis; GO_component: GO:0005737 - cytoplasm [Evidence IEA,IEA]; GO_component: GO:0005737 - cytoplasm [Evidence IDA] [PMID 19416104]; GO_component: GO:0005783 - endoplasmic reticulum [Evidence IDA] [PMID 19416104]; GO_function: GO:0004161 - dimethylallyltranstransferase activity [Evidence IEA]; GO_function: GO:0004161 - dimethylallyltranstransferase activity [Evidence IDA] [PMID 2681213]; GO_function: GO:0004337 - geranyltranstransferase activity [Evidence IEA]; GO_function: GO:0004337 - geranyltranstransferase activity [Evidence IDA] [PMID 2681213]; GO_function: GO:0046872 - metal ion binding [Evidence IEA]; GO_function: GO:0016740 - transferase activity [Evidence IEA]; GO_process: GO:0006696 - ergosterol biosynthetic process [Evidence IMP] [PMID 1779710]; GO_process: GO:0045337 - farnesyl diphosphate biosynthetic process [Evidence IEA]; GO_process: GO:0045337 - farnesyl diphosphate biosynthetic process [Evidence IDA] [PMID 2681213]; GO_process: GO:0033384 - geranyl diphosphate biosynthetic process [Evidence IEA]; GO_process: GO:0008299 - isoprenoid biosynthetic process [Evidence IEA,IEA]; GO_process: GO:0008299 - isoprenoid biosynthetic process [Evidence IDA] [PMID 2681213]; GO_process: GO:0006629 - lipid metabolic process [Evidence IEA]), with amino-acid sequence MIAINDSFILETAIYILLKKYFKKESYYVDLIELFHEVTFQTELGQLLDLITAPEDEVDLSKFSLQKHSYIVTYKTAFYSFYLPVALAMYMTGITDEADLKQAKDVLLPLGEYFQVQDDYLDCYGDPKVIGKIGTDIQDNKCGWVINKALQKASPAQREILDKNYGIKDANAEKRVKDVFAELNIEQDYHNYEEQIVAKLRQQIAAVDESRGFKGEVLEVFLKKIYKRQK; translated from the coding sequence ATGATTGCCATCAATGATTCTTTCATTCTTGAGACTGCCATCTATATTCTTCTCAAGAAGTACTTCAAGAAGGAGTCTTACTACGTTGATCTCATTGAGCTTTTCCATGAGGTCACCTTCCAAACTGAGCTTGGTCAATTATTGGATCTCATCACTGCTCCTGAGGATGAGGTTGATCTGAGCAAGTTCTCTCTTCAAAAGCATTCCTATATTGTTACTTATAAGACTGCATTCTACAGTTTCTATCTCCCAGTTGCTCTTGCCATGTACATGACAGGCATCACTGACGAAGCTGATTTAAAGCAAGCCAAGGATGTTCTCCTTCCTCTTGGCGAATATTTCCAAGTCCAAGATGATTACCTTGACTGCTACGGTGATCCAAAGGTCATTGGTAAGATTGGTACTGATATTCAGGACAACAAGTGTGGTTGGGTCATCAACAAGGCTCTTCAAAAGGCTAGCCCAGCTCAACGGGAAATTTTGGATAAGAATTATGGTATCAAGGATGCTAATGCTGAAAAGAGAGTCAAGGATGTTTTTGCAGAGCTCAATATCGAACAAGACTACCACAATTATGAAGAGCAAATTGTTGCTAAACTTCGTCAACaaattgctgctgttgatgaatCGAGAGGTTTCAAGGGTGAAGTCTTGGAAGTTTTCCTCAAGAAGATTTACAAGAGACAGAAATAA
- the EBP2 gene encoding Ebp2p (Required for 25S rRNA maturation and 60S ribosomal subunit assembly; localizes to the nucleolus and in foci along nuclear periphery; constituent of 66S pre-ribosomal particles; cooperates with Rrs1p and Mps3p to mediate telomere clustering by binding Sir4p, but is not involved in telomere tethering; GO_component: GO:0034399 - nuclear periphery [Evidence IDA] [PMID 21822217]; GO_component: GO:0005730 - nucleolus [Evidence IEA]; GO_component: GO:0005730 - nucleolus [Evidence IDA] [PMID 10849420]; GO_component: GO:0005634 - nucleus [Evidence IEA]; GO_component: GO:0030687 - preribosome, large subunit precursor [Evidence IDA] [PMID 11583614]; GO_component: GO:0030687 - preribosome, large subunit precursor [Evidence IDA] [PMID 17443350]; GO_function: GO:0003729 - mRNA binding [Evidence IDA] [PMID 23222640]; GO_process: GO:0000280 - nuclear division [Evidence IMP] [PMID 15515129]; GO_process: GO:0006364 - rRNA processing [Evidence IMP] [PMID 10849420]; GO_process: GO:0042254 - ribosome biogenesis [Evidence IEA]), with product MGKLKDSLVRLQESVAAEEHKAGKSNKPNKPKAPAPVAAPVDDDIPSLIDELAALKSIRNEVSELKEKSTLSKKEQRRLAKLEKLLEEVEEDEDEEDEEDEDEESAFDTTKLTESASESESDIEDEEVHDEDEEEEEEDDDDEEEEEEEEDVALSDVELDDDADVIPHQKTTVNNVSALKQSLSSITINHEKLPFFEHLSVEAEEPIVLKDIYDDLERELAFYKQGLAAANIARKNFKKEKIPFARPIDYFAEMVKSDEHMDKLKQKLVEEETAKKAAQEARRQRELKKFGKKVQHAKLQERQKEKRETLEKIKSLKRKRGGNEISTDDFDVGIEEATTEGPSRKERYGVNAKRKAKDAKYGHGGKKRFSRQNDASSSADISDFSNKRGKSTQRLGKNKRAARR from the coding sequence ATGGGTAAACTGAAGGATTCATTAGTCAGACTTCAAGAGTCTGtagctgctgaagagcACAAGGCCGGTAAATCAAATAAGCCCAATAAACCTAAGGCACCTGCTCCAGTAGCTGCTCCGGTCGACGACGATATTCCAAGCCTAATAGACGAACTGGCTGCTTTAAAATCTATCCGAAATGAAGTATCTGaattaaaagaaaaatctACTTTATCCAAGAAGGAACAGAGAAGATTAGCTAAGCTCGAGAAGTTGCTGGaggaagttgaagaagacgaggatgaggaggacgaggaggacgaggatgaagaaTCTGCATTCGATACCACCAAGCTTACTGAATCAGCCAGTGAGAGTGAGAGCGAcattgaagatgaggaggttcatgatgaggatgaggaagaagaagaagaagatgatgatgatgaagaggaagaagaggaggaggaagatgTTGCCTTGTCAGATGTCGAGCTTGATGACGATGCTGATGTTATTCCACACCAGAAGACTACTGTCAACAATGTTAGTGCACTTAAACAATCTCTCTCATCTATTACAATTAACCACGAAAAACTCCCATTTTTCGAGCACCTCTCTGTTGAAGCTGAGGAGCCAATTGTTCTTAAGGATATTTATGATGATTTAGAAAGAGAGTTAGCATTTTACAAACAAggtttggctgctgctaatattGCTCGCAAAAACttcaagaaagaaaagattcCATTTGCCCGTCCTATCGACTATTTTGCTGAGATGGTCAAGTCTGATGAGCATATGGATAAGCTGAAACAGAAACTCGTTGAAGAGGAGACTGCTAAGAAGGCCGCTCAAGAAGCTAGAAGACAACGTGAACTCAAGAAGTTCGGTAAAAAGGTTCAACATGCCAAATTACAAGAACGTCAAAAGGAGAAGCGTGAGACTTTGGAAAAGATTAAGTCActcaagagaaagagaggTGGAAATGAGATTTCAACTGATGATTTCGATGTTGGtattgaagaagcaactACTGAGGGCCCAAGTCGGAAAGAGCGTTATGGAGTTAATGCTAAGAGAAAGGCTAAGGACGCCAAGTACGGTCACGGTGGTAAGAAGAGATTCTCTAGACAAAACGATGCTAGTAGTAGTGCTGATATCTCTGACTTTTCGAACAAGCGTGGTAAGTCTACCCAGAGACTTGGTAAGAACAAGCGCGCTGCTAGAAGATAG